A stretch of Opitutaceae bacterium DNA encodes these proteins:
- a CDS encoding SAP domain-containing protein, with product MKIAKAVESIGTITELKRISSAYVIDYRNLSDDDVRKALLKTAPQYYFATNVQSALDSLFFHQDRQHRILSRLILKEVLLNEDNFLAPKKETEDSIISYEQSIVDRSNEDLIQKTSQRSNSLELFKFLVETAWENNASISIDEKNLLEKVRSRLKITEGEYRILEAKLGKFPKEGNQLHTRSEIEETRRLLQTKGILFSIRNTDGTDFDLIPEEIAEVLRSILGIQIKRHGYSEMLAYKFVRSKKYCRDILTKCEIDTEKNLTLEELQKVIIGQVPPSKLLGGTSPRDGLDISDLKKWCSELNLAVSGTKPEMIERIIHFYDNLLQKDDSIDDERALWYEHFERFAARDLTFLRGQQLIEKDLECESHFEDATDFLFEKRLHHKPLELIGSAHPDGMLSYQDKIICWDNKSKETPVHLKDHLKQFEGYIKSSERPVAGFWVIGPDFTPESSLLAMQFTVESGVTITLIKASELKSIAERWEQKFGSSSDEPFPLGYLIQPGYLNSELIAAF from the coding sequence ATGAAAATCGCCAAGGCCGTCGAAAGTATCGGAACCATCACTGAACTGAAACGAATTTCGAGCGCTTATGTGATCGATTATCGAAACTTGTCGGATGATGACGTCCGAAAAGCTCTTCTGAAGACTGCACCACAGTACTACTTCGCGACAAATGTTCAGTCGGCTCTCGACAGTCTCTTCTTTCACCAGGACCGGCAACACCGAATACTCTCACGCCTTATCCTAAAGGAAGTCCTGCTTAACGAAGACAATTTCCTAGCGCCCAAAAAGGAAACCGAGGACTCAATAATCAGCTATGAACAGTCGATCGTTGATCGATCAAACGAAGACCTGATTCAAAAGACCAGTCAGCGTTCAAACTCGCTTGAACTCTTCAAGTTCCTGGTAGAAACCGCTTGGGAGAATAACGCTTCGATTTCGATAGATGAAAAAAACCTTCTAGAAAAGGTTCGATCACGCCTCAAAATAACCGAGGGAGAATACCGAATCCTTGAGGCAAAGCTTGGCAAGTTTCCAAAGGAAGGGAACCAACTTCACACGCGATCAGAAATCGAAGAAACAAGGCGTCTGCTCCAGACAAAAGGGATTCTCTTTTCGATTCGCAACACAGACGGAACCGATTTCGACCTTATCCCCGAAGAGATCGCTGAAGTTCTTCGGAGCATTCTGGGAATCCAAATCAAGAGGCACGGATACAGTGAGATGCTTGCCTACAAATTCGTTCGCTCAAAGAAATACTGTCGAGACATTCTCACGAAGTGTGAGATCGATACAGAAAAGAACCTCACCCTTGAAGAGCTACAAAAAGTCATAATCGGGCAAGTTCCGCCAAGCAAGCTTCTCGGAGGTACCTCACCTCGAGACGGGCTAGACATTTCAGACCTCAAGAAATGGTGTTCCGAACTAAATCTCGCGGTTTCAGGGACGAAGCCGGAAATGATAGAACGAATCATCCATTTCTACGATAACCTTCTGCAGAAAGACGATTCAATCGACGACGAACGAGCGCTTTGGTACGAGCATTTCGAACGTTTCGCAGCTCGTGACCTAACATTCCTTCGCGGACAGCAATTGATTGAAAAAGACTTGGAATGCGAATCCCACTTCGAGGACGCGACGGATTTCTTGTTCGAAAAGCGATTGCATCACAAACCTCTAGAACTTATCGGGTCCGCTCATCCGGACGGCATGCTGTCCTATCAAGACAAGATCATCTGCTGGGACAACAAATCGAAAGAGACCCCAGTTCACCTAAAAGATCACCTGAAGCAGTTTGAAGGATACATAAAATCCTCCGAGCGACCCGTGGCTGGCTTCTGGGTAATTGGTCCAGATTTCACCCCTGAATCAAGCCTGCTTGCGATGCAATTCACTGTAGAATCCGGTGTCACTATCACGCTTATCAAGGCAAGCGAACTAAAGAGCATCGCCGAGAGATGGGAGCAGAAATTCGGTTCTTCTTCAGACGAACCATTCCCACTGGGCTATCTAATACAGCCGGGTTACCTAAACTCCGAACTCATTGCCGCATTCTAG
- a CDS encoding SMEK domain-containing protein — MTTPEALEKINRAIGTLKHQIEADNTAGFYSKNRLLEDLFLPILRIVLHSPSLRNLNQESTNFPHVDLADDQERVAIQVTTERTAKKVTSTIEGFIDCNYHKRWSRLVFLVLSNPDPKYNGTSRKNWARLISGKFQFHPETDVLTPSTLYANIAALLPSEISQIQEIFNQSIFGENHIDIRARLESSANRQLRYEIATRKYIPDIFVDTPAVKEIARHFTHPTLFFHRTLDSFRRQNIFHTQELARKSGLPEIQLPDFGEFENLSSIDGVELAAKTLSKELRDLLELFEKYKKIKYNAPDIFPIEDRCRNFYEQNIFNLQNTGSSWVYNLRELLVELSVIEKKVFILTGRAGQGKTNFVCDFIQNFLIPHDIPCAYLSGRRIGATSEKGISSELTQITFGSAAKSFSDWASIVNSYAIKINKPFVIVIDGLNEHHRLTEFAEQLEYFIDTISDYPAFRLLLTCRSEFFRQRFERLTETPTAERVFYLSKRTPTG; from the coding sequence ATGACCACACCCGAGGCGCTCGAAAAAATCAATAGAGCAATCGGCACCCTTAAACACCAAATAGAAGCCGACAACACGGCGGGTTTCTATTCAAAGAACCGCCTACTCGAAGACCTATTCCTCCCTATTTTGAGGATCGTACTACACTCTCCTAGTCTTCGTAATCTCAATCAAGAGTCAACGAACTTCCCACACGTGGATCTAGCCGACGATCAGGAAAGGGTCGCTATCCAAGTCACAACCGAGCGAACAGCAAAGAAAGTGACTAGCACCATTGAGGGATTTATTGATTGTAACTATCACAAGCGGTGGAGCCGTTTAGTGTTTCTCGTTCTTTCAAACCCAGACCCCAAATACAATGGTACCTCCAGAAAGAATTGGGCACGATTAATTAGTGGAAAGTTTCAATTTCATCCGGAAACCGATGTCCTTACTCCATCCACACTTTACGCCAATATCGCAGCTCTACTCCCCTCCGAAATCTCACAAATCCAAGAGATCTTCAATCAAAGCATTTTCGGAGAAAATCATATCGATATAAGAGCTCGACTTGAAAGCTCTGCCAATCGCCAACTTAGATATGAAATAGCAACCCGGAAGTATATCCCGGACATCTTTGTCGATACGCCCGCTGTAAAGGAAATTGCCCGCCATTTCACCCATCCCACTCTCTTCTTTCACCGAACCCTCGATTCATTTCGAAGACAAAATATCTTTCACACCCAGGAACTCGCTCGAAAATCTGGTCTCCCAGAAATACAGCTTCCCGATTTCGGCGAATTTGAAAACCTCTCTTCGATTGATGGAGTCGAATTGGCGGCCAAAACTCTCTCGAAGGAGCTTCGCGACCTCCTAGAGCTCTTTGAGAAGTACAAGAAAATTAAGTACAATGCTCCTGATATATTTCCTATTGAAGACCGCTGCCGCAATTTCTACGAACAAAATATCTTCAATCTACAGAACACCGGCAGTAGTTGGGTATATAATCTTAGGGAGTTGCTTGTTGAACTTTCCGTCATAGAAAAGAAAGTGTTCATACTAACCGGACGGGCAGGACAAGGAAAGACAAACTTCGTCTGCGACTTCATCCAGAACTTTCTGATACCTCACGATATTCCCTGCGCATACCTTAGCGGTCGGAGAATCGGCGCCACCTCAGAGAAGGGTATCTCAAGCGAGTTGACGCAAATCACCTTTGGTAGTGCCGCGAAATCATTCTCGGATTGGGCAAGTATCGTAAACAGCTATGCGATTAAGATCAACAAGCCCTTTGTAATCGTTATCGATGGACTGAACGAACATCACCGATTGACCGAATTCGCAGAGCAACTTGAATATTTCATAGATACGATATCCGACTATCCTGCTTTCAGGCTGTTGCTTACCTGTCGATCAGAGTTCTTTCGCCAGCGTTTTGAGCGCCTCACAGAGACTCCGACCGCCGAGAGAGTCTTTTACTTGAGCAAGCGAACGCCAACAGGATGA
- a CDS encoding radical SAM protein, giving the protein MDSARFIVKRFASQKYTAVFNPNSGFFARIEDANTEEPFWSHHGPELLDIAITNWCDKGCSFCYRKSDRLGTHMALSDFYEILRQARELHVFQIALGGGNPNQHPDFEEFLRLSRVEFGIVPNYTTNGRGLSGSVVQSTADYCGAVAVSAYPPYTETSEAVSLLTEHGISTNIHFLLTSKSIDTAIEWLQDPPEFLEKANAIVFLNYKPIGRNPDTNLLLNRSPKLSEFFESATSKRYPFRIGFDTCCITGLARLGKSPEVCLEGCDAGRFSLFISETLEVYPCSFMVETQNKGVSLRNSSMADIWRQHRSLVEFRSKHRGSGCSTCSTPKLCLSGCPLFPEMNLCPENCCNS; this is encoded by the coding sequence ATGGATTCGGCCCGCTTTATCGTAAAACGTTTTGCCAGCCAAAAGTACACTGCTGTATTCAATCCGAATTCCGGCTTTTTTGCCCGGATTGAAGACGCTAACACGGAAGAACCTTTCTGGTCTCACCACGGGCCTGAGCTCTTGGATATTGCGATCACTAATTGGTGCGACAAAGGCTGCTCATTTTGTTACCGCAAGTCTGATCGACTAGGAACTCACATGGCGTTGTCCGACTTCTATGAGATTCTCAGGCAAGCTAGAGAACTGCACGTCTTCCAGATAGCACTTGGAGGAGGGAATCCCAATCAGCACCCCGATTTTGAGGAGTTCCTGAGGCTATCTCGAGTGGAGTTTGGAATTGTCCCGAATTATACGACAAACGGACGCGGTCTCTCTGGAAGCGTCGTTCAAAGCACCGCGGATTATTGTGGAGCCGTAGCCGTGAGTGCATACCCTCCATACACGGAGACTTCGGAAGCTGTGTCCTTGCTGACGGAGCATGGGATTAGCACGAATATCCACTTTTTGCTGACGAGTAAGTCGATTGATACAGCGATCGAATGGCTGCAAGACCCGCCTGAATTTTTAGAGAAAGCGAATGCGATTGTCTTCCTTAACTACAAACCTATCGGTAGAAATCCAGATACGAACTTGCTTTTGAATCGGAGCCCAAAGCTTTCGGAGTTCTTTGAGTCGGCGACCAGCAAGCGCTATCCGTTTAGGATAGGTTTTGATACTTGCTGTATTACGGGTCTAGCACGGCTTGGAAAATCTCCCGAAGTGTGCCTAGAAGGCTGCGATGCCGGTCGATTTTCGTTATTCATTTCTGAGACGCTGGAGGTCTACCCATGTTCTTTTATGGTTGAGACACAGAACAAGGGAGTTTCGCTTAGAAATAGCTCCATGGCGGATATCTGGCGGCAACACAGATCTCTTGTAGAATTCCGTAGTAAGCACAGGGGATCTGGATGTTCGACTTGCTCGACACCGAAACTCTGCCTCTCCGGGTGTCCTCTTTTTCCGGAAATGAACCTTTGTCCTGAGAATTGTTGCAATAGTTGA
- a CDS encoding M3 family oligoendopeptidase, which translates to MIFRFSRILDSLDYMSLLPFGKLDPFKPREFVPSDVDLGQWSQIEPLFDQLEQRLSDASDVAALEQWILDTGELSAALAQESTIRYIAMSCHTDDTDAEKAYLHFLVEIEPQLKSRQFRLQKAFLNHPSRSELPRKRYFVYDRDIVQSVELFREENVPLETEESKQSQQYQKNLSALTVEFRGEERTVMQMARFLEEPDRVVRQEAWELTAKRSLQEKEEFEDIFDNLIRLRQEIAANAGFRNFRDYAFKLRRRFDYTPEDCEAFHDAVEGEFVPLLKDLQAKRKEQLGLETMRPWDMSVDPLNQVPLRPFETVNELLDGAQKIFDKVDEELGEYFRLMRERKTLDLESRKRKRPGGYQSTLSEARMPFIFMNAVGMQRDVSTLLHEAGHAFHVLAARGEDIYKYRQVPIEFCEVASMAMELLGGDYLDAFYGEADAKRAQIRNLQSIVAILPVVARIDAFQHWVYTHKNHTQKQRGNAWIRIAKRFGGDVSWDGCEGVRRFAWHRMLHIFSYPFYGVEYGIAQLGAMQVWANSRKDRVDAVGRYRDALALGGSRPLPELFEAAGCKFDFSADTVRPLVQMLRDELAALE; encoded by the coding sequence ATGATCTTCCGCTTCTCTCGAATTCTTGACAGCCTAGACTACATGAGTCTGTTGCCGTTTGGGAAACTGGATCCGTTCAAGCCCAGAGAATTCGTTCCCAGCGACGTTGACCTGGGTCAATGGTCACAGATCGAACCGTTATTCGACCAACTGGAACAGCGCCTCAGTGACGCCAGCGACGTGGCCGCACTGGAACAGTGGATTCTCGACACGGGCGAACTGTCCGCGGCATTGGCTCAGGAATCGACTATTCGCTACATCGCGATGAGTTGCCACACGGACGATACAGATGCCGAGAAAGCCTATCTGCACTTCCTAGTTGAAATCGAGCCACAGCTGAAGTCGCGGCAATTCCGGCTCCAAAAGGCATTTCTTAATCACCCGAGCCGAAGCGAATTACCGCGGAAGCGATACTTCGTCTATGATCGCGATATTGTTCAATCGGTGGAACTATTTCGAGAAGAGAATGTGCCGCTGGAAACAGAGGAGTCAAAACAGAGTCAACAGTATCAGAAGAATCTGAGCGCTCTTACGGTTGAGTTTCGGGGTGAGGAAAGAACAGTGATGCAAATGGCTCGCTTTCTAGAGGAACCGGATCGGGTGGTTCGACAGGAGGCTTGGGAGTTGACAGCAAAACGTTCCTTGCAAGAGAAGGAAGAATTCGAGGACATATTCGACAACCTGATTCGGCTACGGCAGGAAATTGCGGCGAACGCAGGGTTTCGCAATTTCCGCGATTACGCCTTTAAATTGCGTCGACGCTTCGACTACACGCCTGAAGATTGCGAAGCGTTTCACGATGCGGTAGAAGGTGAATTCGTTCCACTGTTGAAGGATTTGCAGGCGAAGCGGAAGGAGCAATTGGGCCTAGAAACAATGCGCCCTTGGGACATGTCCGTTGATCCGTTGAATCAGGTGCCGTTGCGACCGTTTGAGACTGTCAACGAATTGCTCGATGGCGCTCAGAAGATATTCGATAAGGTCGATGAAGAGCTAGGGGAATATTTCCGGCTGATGCGTGAGAGAAAAACGCTGGACCTCGAAAGTCGGAAACGGAAGAGGCCGGGTGGCTATCAATCAACCTTGAGCGAGGCGCGTATGCCGTTCATCTTCATGAACGCAGTCGGGATGCAGCGTGACGTGAGCACGCTATTGCACGAAGCCGGTCACGCCTTTCACGTCCTGGCCGCCCGTGGCGAGGACATTTACAAATATAGGCAAGTACCGATCGAATTCTGTGAGGTTGCTTCAATGGCAATGGAACTTCTCGGCGGCGATTACCTTGATGCATTTTACGGGGAGGCCGATGCAAAACGCGCGCAGATCAGAAATCTTCAGTCCATAGTCGCGATATTACCTGTAGTTGCTAGGATCGATGCGTTTCAGCATTGGGTCTATACACACAAGAATCACACGCAGAAACAACGCGGCAATGCGTGGATCCGTATCGCAAAACGATTTGGCGGCGATGTTTCTTGGGATGGCTGCGAAGGTGTGAGGCGGTTTGCTTGGCATCGTATGTTGCACATATTTTCCTATCCGTTTTACGGTGTGGAATACGGAATCGCACAACTCGGCGCTATGCAGGTGTGGGCGAATTCAAGGAAAGATCGTGTCGACGCAGTGGGGCGGTATCGCGACGCTTTAGCACTAGGTGGTTCACGTCCGTTGCCCGAACTGTTCGAAGCAGCAGGATGTAAGTTTGACTTCTCAGCGGATACCGTTCGGCCGCTCGTACAGATGCTCCGCGACGAATTGGCGGCTCTGGAGTAG